The proteins below are encoded in one region of Sphingobacteriales bacterium:
- a CDS encoding FtsW/RodA/SpoVE family cell cycle protein, whose translation MIGRIINNIKGDKYVWYIVAILSAISLLLVYSSTRSLAYRDTGGDTEYYLLRHGFILAAGLCITYFIHRIDHRYFSRMAQMMLVLSIPLLLYTTFFGVRINDASRWVRIPLVGLTFQSSDFARLALIMYTSRMLSKKQGVIKDIREVVLHIMLPIVLICGLIMLDNFSSAAILFATCIVVLFVGRVSTKFMLAIVAAGALAAGLIFAVSWYAFPDHGRADVWLKRIENWKNPDYNSDEYYQQKQANIAIAKGGLVRIAPGKSTQCNFLPDAFSDFIYSTLIEEYGLLGGAFVLFLYLFFMWRLINLVKNSPRAFGALMAVGLGISMVLQAIIHMGVNVHLLPNTGITLPFISWGGSSIWFNSFALGIILSVSRHVNERAEQKPQTAVKRQKLEEMDV comes from the coding sequence GTGATAGGCAGGATTATTAATAATATCAAAGGAGATAAATATGTGTGGTACATCGTTGCCATACTGAGCGCTATCTCTCTGCTGTTGGTTTATAGTTCAACCCGTTCGCTCGCATATAGGGACACCGGCGGTGATACGGAATATTATTTGCTGAGACATGGTTTTATTTTAGCGGCAGGATTGTGTATTACCTATTTTATACACCGTATCGACCATCGGTATTTTTCACGAATGGCTCAGATGATGCTGGTCTTGTCCATCCCGCTGCTGCTGTATACCACATTCTTTGGGGTTCGAATTAATGATGCCAGCAGGTGGGTGCGCATTCCTTTAGTTGGATTGACCTTCCAGTCGTCTGATTTTGCCAGATTGGCTTTGATTATGTATACTTCCCGTATGCTTTCCAAGAAGCAAGGTGTAATTAAAGATATCAGAGAGGTGGTGTTACATATTATGTTACCTATAGTGCTTATTTGTGGATTGATTATGTTGGATAATTTCTCTTCTGCAGCTATCCTGTTTGCGACTTGTATTGTTGTACTGTTTGTGGGAAGGGTAAGCACTAAGTTTATGCTTGCTATCGTTGCAGCCGGAGCATTGGCGGCAGGCCTTATATTTGCCGTTTCTTGGTACGCATTTCCCGACCATGGACGGGCAGATGTATGGCTGAAGCGGATTGAAAACTGGAAAAACCCGGATTACAATTCAGACGAATATTATCAGCAGAAACAGGCCAATATTGCAATTGCTAAAGGAGGTTTGGTTCGAATCGCACCGGGAAAAAGCACACAGTGCAATTTTCTGCCGGATGCATTCTCTGATTTCATTTATTCTACACTAATCGAAGAATACGGATTGCTTGGAGGTGCATTCGTCTTATTCCTTTACCTCTTTTTTATGTGGCGGCTGATTAATCTGGTGAAGAACAGCCCCAGAGCATTCGGGGCATTGATGGCGGTAGGCTTAGGTATTAGTATGGTATTACAGGCCATCATTCACATGGGTGTTAATGTGCATTTATTGCCAAATACCGGAATTACGCTTCCTTTTATCAGTTGGGGTGGTTCCAGTATATGGTTTAACTCTTTTGCATTGGGAATTATATTAAGCGTGAGCCGGCATGTAAATGAACGTGCTGAACAGAAACCTCAGACTGCGGTAAAAAGACAGAAACTGGAGGAAATGGATGTATAG
- the murD gene encoding UDP-N-acetylmuramoyl-L-alanine--D-glutamate ligase, whose product MPSDKIVILGSGESGVGAAILAQKQGMEVFVSDFGTIKQSYKDELTALQIPFEEGRHTEEIILTATTIIKSPGIPDKAPVVKKIKEKNIPIISEIEFGYRFTRSKVIAITGTNGKTTTTSLTYHLLEKAGLNVGLGGNIGTSFARQVANGDKDYFVLEVSSFQLDNCMTFKPFISVLCNITEDHLDRYDYKFENYIASKFSITRNQNENDYFIYCEDDAVTMQYLNTANQQVQRVPFSYYHQLGNGAYVENKQLIIELNKTNFTMPISELSIHGIHNSYNSMAAAISAKLVGVRNDKIRESLEDFKNLEHRLEFVATIRNVDFINDSKATNVNSTWYALESMTKPTVLIAGGVDKGNDYTLIKELVNKKVKAIICLGKDNEKLHEAFASEVGYIVDTQSMEQAVQMAYNMADKGDVVLLSPCCASFDLFENYEDRGKQFKRNVLNL is encoded by the coding sequence ATGCCATCAGATAAGATAGTCATATTGGGAAGTGGAGAAAGCGGGGTAGGTGCCGCTATCCTTGCACAAAAGCAGGGTATGGAGGTCTTTGTGTCTGATTTTGGAACCATCAAACAATCCTATAAGGACGAACTGACTGCTCTGCAAATTCCATTTGAGGAGGGAAGACATACGGAAGAAATAATATTAACGGCAACAACCATCATCAAAAGCCCCGGCATTCCGGATAAAGCACCTGTTGTCAAAAAGATCAAGGAAAAGAATATCCCGATCATATCTGAAATAGAATTCGGATACCGATTTACAAGATCCAAAGTGATTGCCATTACCGGAACAAACGGCAAGACAACGACCACTTCATTGACGTATCATTTGCTGGAGAAGGCGGGATTGAATGTGGGTCTGGGAGGGAACATCGGAACGTCTTTCGCCAGACAGGTGGCAAACGGTGATAAGGATTATTTCGTATTAGAAGTCAGCAGTTTTCAGTTGGACAATTGCATGACATTTAAGCCGTTCATCTCCGTATTGTGCAACATCACGGAAGACCACTTAGACCGGTACGACTACAAATTTGAAAATTACATTGCTTCAAAATTCAGTATCACCCGCAACCAGAATGAAAATGATTATTTCATCTATTGTGAAGATGATGCAGTAACCATGCAATATCTGAATACTGCCAATCAGCAGGTTCAGAGAGTACCCTTCTCTTATTACCACCAACTAGGCAACGGAGCTTATGTAGAAAATAAACAATTAATTATCGAACTCAATAAAACCAACTTTACCATGCCAATCAGTGAACTCTCTATCCACGGAATCCACAATTCCTACAACTCTATGGCTGCTGCCATTTCCGCTAAATTAGTCGGCGTACGTAATGACAAAATCCGTGAAAGCCTGGAAGATTTTAAAAACCTGGAACATCGTCTTGAATTTGTTGCTACCATCCGGAACGTTGACTTTATTAATGACTCTAAAGCAACCAATGTCAATTCGACATGGTATGCGCTGGAATCCATGACCAAGCCAACTGTTCTGATTGCCGGCGGTGTTGATAAGGGTAATGACTACACGTTGATAAAAGAACTGGTCAACAAAAAAGTAAAAGCAATCATCTGTCTGGGGAAAGACAATGAGAAACTCCATGAAGCATTTGCTTCTGAAGTCGGATATATTGTCGATACTCAAAGTATGGAACAGGCCGTCCAGATGGCTTACAATATGGCAGATAAGGGCGATGTGGTTTTGCTGTCCCCCTGCTGTGCAAGTTTTGATTTGTTCGAGAATTATGAAGACAGGGGAAAGCAATTCAAACGTAATGTTTTGAACCTTTAA
- a CDS encoding UDP-N-acetylmuramate--L-alanine ligase: MDLTNIHRIYFLGIGGIGMSALARYFNLHGKVVGGYDKTRTALTDELEREGIVITFEDSIETLDAHADIVIYTPAIPKDHVQYNWYLEHPFKVVKRAEVLGMAANSVFNISIAGSHGKTSTSSITAHLLKTADKSAAAFLGGICINFKSNFIDGNQYAIAEADEFDRSFLHLEPNIALITSVDTDHLDIYGNLEAIEDSFRQFCGKVRKEGVLITNMSVPEKILNKEVKNYRYSLSDNNADFYTKNLQIEAGAYIFDVVHPDGVIENIKSYYGGKHNIENVVGAVAIALQLRISHEKIKEGIATFKGVRRRFETQVRNEKYVYIDDYAHHPRELDATIAAAKELYPDKRLTVIFQPHLFSRTNDLCDEFAASLSHADDLILLDIYPAREKPIVGVTSKLIYDKVTIPHKLLATKEGLIEILKTRNDLQVVLTAGAGDIDTKVAEIKNLLSI, encoded by the coding sequence ATGGATTTAACCAATATACATCGTATTTACTTTTTAGGCATCGGCGGTATCGGTATGAGTGCACTGGCACGCTATTTCAATCTGCACGGGAAAGTGGTAGGCGGGTATGATAAGACAAGAACAGCATTGACGGATGAACTGGAAAGGGAAGGAATTGTCATCACCTTTGAAGATAGTATTGAAACGTTGGATGCCCATGCGGATATCGTGATTTACACACCGGCCATCCCCAAAGACCATGTTCAATACAACTGGTATTTAGAACATCCGTTCAAAGTGGTGAAAAGAGCGGAAGTGCTTGGTATGGCTGCCAACTCCGTGTTTAACATATCTATTGCGGGTTCACACGGCAAAACATCCACTTCTTCCATTACGGCACATCTGCTAAAGACGGCAGATAAAAGTGCAGCCGCATTTTTAGGCGGGATATGTATAAATTTCAAATCCAACTTTATTGACGGAAACCAATATGCCATTGCGGAAGCCGATGAATTTGACCGTTCTTTTCTCCATCTCGAGCCCAACATAGCACTCATTACGTCGGTAGATACGGACCACCTTGATATTTACGGAAATCTGGAAGCAATAGAAGATTCCTTCCGTCAGTTTTGCGGTAAAGTCAGAAAAGAGGGTGTTCTAATAACGAACATGTCCGTTCCGGAAAAGATTTTGAATAAAGAGGTGAAGAATTACCGCTATAGCCTTTCTGACAATAATGCCGATTTTTATACAAAGAATTTACAAATTGAAGCGGGGGCCTATATATTCGACGTGGTGCATCCCGATGGGGTTATTGAAAATATTAAGTCCTACTATGGCGGAAAGCATAATATCGAGAATGTCGTCGGTGCTGTCGCCATCGCGCTGCAGCTCCGTATTTCACACGAGAAGATTAAAGAGGGTATAGCAACGTTTAAGGGTGTCAGGAGACGATTTGAAACACAGGTGCGAAATGAGAAGTATGTTTATATTGATGACTACGCGCATCATCCGCGGGAGCTGGATGCCACGATAGCCGCTGCAAAGGAATTATATCCGGATAAGAGGCTGACGGTTATTTTTCAGCCACACCTGTTCAGTCGAACCAATGATTTGTGTGATGAATTTGCAGCGTCGTTATCGCATGCCGACGACCTGATTCTGCTGGATATTTATCCGGCCCGGGAAAAACCAATAGTAGGAGTAACCAGCAAACTGATTTATGATAAGGTAACGATTCCTCATAAACTGCTAGCGACAAAAGAAGGTTTGATAGAAATACTCAAGACGAGAAATGATTTGCAGGTAGTGCTGACGGCAGGTGCGGGAGATATTGATACAAAAGTAGCAGAAATAAAAAACTTGTTAAGCATTTAA
- the murG gene encoding undecaprenyldiphospho-muramoylpentapeptide beta-N-acetylglucosaminyltransferase, giving the protein MIAGGGTGGHIFPAVAIADALKQSQPDCQILFVGAKGRMEMEKVPQAGYDIVGLEVVGLQRSLTFKNLFFPFKLLKSLFQAFRVLRNFKPDACIGVGGYASGPVLFIGALTGTRIFIQEQNSYPGITNKILSGFAAKIFVAYDNLNAFFKSEKTLLTGNPVRKDITVELPDKKDALAFFQLKEIKKTILIIGGSLGARTINTSIEKNMDLFIQQGYQLLWQTGKAYYDGIKERTGSKDLTCVKIHQFIREMNLAYSAADIIISRAGALSISELCIVGKPTVLIPSPNVSEDHQTKNAMALVSKGAAVLIRDAEAVEKTGEVVSALMQDEQKMWKLSANIRSLAKTNAAHEIAGYIINNLSL; this is encoded by the coding sequence ATCATAGCAGGCGGAGGCACCGGAGGACACATCTTTCCCGCAGTTGCAATTGCGGATGCACTAAAGCAAAGCCAGCCGGATTGCCAGATTCTATTTGTGGGTGCCAAAGGAAGAATGGAAATGGAAAAGGTGCCACAGGCAGGATATGATATCGTTGGATTGGAAGTGGTTGGCTTGCAGCGAAGCCTGACATTTAAAAACCTTTTTTTTCCATTCAAACTGCTGAAGAGCTTATTTCAAGCCTTCAGGGTACTGAGAAATTTTAAACCGGATGCCTGCATTGGGGTAGGCGGATATGCCAGCGGACCGGTTCTGTTTATTGGTGCGTTAACTGGTACGAGGATTTTTATCCAGGAACAAAATTCATATCCCGGCATTACCAATAAGATATTATCGGGGTTTGCTGCTAAGATTTTTGTGGCATACGATAATTTAAACGCGTTCTTTAAATCAGAAAAGACCCTGCTGACCGGAAACCCGGTGAGAAAAGATATAACTGTTGAATTGCCTGACAAGAAAGATGCGTTGGCCTTTTTTCAGTTAAAAGAAATTAAAAAAACGATTTTGATTATTGGCGGCAGCCTTGGAGCCCGCACCATCAATACATCCATAGAAAAAAACATGGACTTGTTTATTCAGCAGGGCTATCAGCTGCTGTGGCAGACCGGTAAGGCATATTACGATGGAATAAAGGAACGAACAGGATCTAAAGACCTGACGTGTGTGAAAATTCATCAGTTTATTAGGGAGATGAATCTGGCATACAGTGCGGCGGATATTATTATTTCAAGAGCAGGCGCATTGTCGATTTCAGAATTATGTATTGTAGGAAAGCCAACCGTCCTGATTCCTTCTCCAAACGTTTCTGAAGATCATCAGACAAAAAATGCGATGGCATTAGTCAGTAAAGGTGCGGCAGTATTGATCAGGGATGCAGAGGCTGTAGAAAAAACGGGAGAGGTAGTCTCTGCATTGATGCAGGATGAACAGAAGATGTGGAAATTGTCAGCGAATATTAGATCGCTGGCAAAAACGAACGCAGCACATGAGATTGCCGGATATATCATCAATAATTTATCGCTCTGA